The Thermoanaerobaculia bacterium DNA window GTGACGGTCAGCGCATCCCAAGGCTTACCATGGACCGCCGTAACGAACGACGGGTGGATCGCGATCACCTCGGGCAGCAGCGGAAGCGGCAACGGGACGGTGAATTATTCGGTGTCGGCGAATGCGAGTCCGACGCAGCGCACCGGCACGATGACGATCGCGGGGTTGACGTTCACCGTTACCGAGGCCGCGGCCACTGGCGGCGGTGGCGGCCTGTCTGCCTTTGACGGAACGTACGACATGACCGTCTGGTACAGCTACAATGGAACTCCGACATCCCAAACGGCGTCTCAATATTTCATCGTTACGAACGGCGCAATCTCCAGCAGCTTCGGAGACCTCGGCGGTTCCGTGCTCGACACCGCCGGCGATGTGCGATTCACGGGTCCGTGCCCGACCAACTCCAAGGGCGCTACGTATACCGGGCAACTGTTTGCCAGCAGTCCGAAGTCCGGTAACGGAGCCTATGTGTGCGGCGATGGGCTCACCAACAACTGGAGCGTCAGCAACGGCCGGTAGGAGTCGGGAAACCATCTTGACGTGGAGATCTGCTCTCAAGATCGGGCGTGAATAACGGCACCGATTTCTGAAGACATGTCTGAGGGAGATTGGGATGCAGTCGGAATGGTGATGCTAAACTTCACAGACTCTCGAAAGGAGAAAGTGAATGGCCAAGAATGTCCAGTCGATCATCGATGACCTGGAATCTGGATTAGCTGCGCTGAAGCTGCATTTCGAGAATCTCTCATCGGTCTTCGGTAATGAGAAGGCCGGCCCTGGTGGGAGAAAGGCGTCAGGGTCTCGTAATAGGAAGTCCCGGAAGTTTCAGGTGAACACGAGCCGACATGATCCGTACAAGAATTTCAAGTTCCGGGCGAAGAAGACTCGGAAGAAGCCGAGACTCTCGGCAGCCGTGAGAGCGCAGAGGAAACTTCAGGGTCAATACATGGGCAAAGTCAGGAGACTCCCGAAGGCGAAACAGGCTCAGGTGAAGAAGGTCAGGGAGACGAAAGGGTACGAGGCTGCTTTGAAGATGATGGGCTGATGTGCCCCGCTATTTCCTCGTCGCGCCACTCAGCGACCGAACCGGCGAGCTGAATGTTTTACCCGAGAGGAGTTCCTCTCGAGCTCTCCCTGGGGGCCGCTGGGTGCGACCGGGGTTTTCGCGATCCGAGCTCCGCGAGGTCGCGGACGCGTGCCCGCGGCCCGGGGGCGCCGGAGTCGTCGAGACCTTGGAGGGCGAGCGACGCAGGCCGTATCCAGCGCGCGACGTGGGTCGCAGCCGCGGAGCGGCCGACGCCACCAAGCGCCAAGCGCGCCGATCGCCGCGCACGCAGGGCGCGAGCCGATTGCGGAAAGTCTCCGCTCGGAGACATCTGGAGCAGCGCACTCGTGCGCAAGCCCTCCGAGCGGAGGAGGTCCGCGATCCGAGAGGCCGCCAGCAGTCGAGCGCCATAAGCGCGAGCTGTGCGCGCCGACATGGTGCACCCGGGCGGGCTCGAACCGCCAACCTTCAGCT harbors:
- a CDS encoding BACON domain-containing carbohydrate-binding protein translates to VTVSASQGLPWTAVTNDGWIAITSGSSGSGNGTVNYSVSANASPTQRTGTMTIAGLTFTVTEAAATGGGGGLSAFDGTYDMTVWYSYNGTPTSQTASQYFIVTNGAISSSFGDLGGSVLDTAGDVRFTGPCPTNSKGATYTGQLFASSPKSGNGAYVCGDGLTNNWSVSNGR